The following are encoded together in the Diachasmimorpha longicaudata isolate KC_UGA_2023 chromosome 3, iyDiaLong2, whole genome shotgun sequence genome:
- the LOC135159949 gene encoding girdin-like: MEAFEVDSNASFDSLHLSSEDFNPPSPCPHSSTPESVKNLQELEHEAEKLRLSLENSRSEIDLLKSSNNALKQKVGELFLEAQVSLEERLRLQNTLKDRECQLAMSENSSRWYQARLHESEAANKTLKTDLETYQKILHQREQTITNYTERCEKNQHLKMKLEQLEIKYRIECENLQEQLDVMKNENSSKNLAVSNPQASSEDKITLDLRKKLAEMSRDLEIAERRYSNAETSRSLEENTSLSYKKQLDKLRDDFSALEMVKTEAFQKQKVLNAQSEDLRIENERLNLILLASKKEKMEVEEGIVQLRLQLTRMIAQHKAVKSRNSETERKLGKLREVEKENKRLKARSAVVHHSLVKKINDEKRRCDMLEGVLREERAKSIIDYQKGETVNSMTICLRQALNRERDLRDRLKLLSKPSDESIDEGYADSAGFPDIPLSSPCPMNPGLMSFAVNVLMRSQNFMEPISSSLNELEMKLERLSTTTEPLRIKSR, from the exons ATGGAAGCCTTCGAAGTGGACTCAAACGCCTCCTTCgactctctccacctctcctCTGAGGATTTTAACCCTCCGTCCCCCTGTCCCCATTCCTCCACTCCGGAATCCGTCAAAAACTTGCAAGAATTGGAACATGAAGCTGAGAAACTTCGTCTCTCTCTCGAGAATTCGAGATCAGAGATCGATTTATTGAAATCTTCCAATAATGCACTGAAGCAAAAGGTCGGAGAGCTCTTCCTCGAGGCTCAGGTCTCTTTGGAGGAGAGGCTCAGGCTCCAGAACACCTTGAAAGATCGTGAATGCCAATTGGCGATGTCCGAGAATTCCTCAAGGTGGTACCAGGCGCGATTGCATGAGTCAGAGGCTGCGAATAAGACGTTGAAAACGGATCTCGAGACTTATCAGAAGATTCTTCATCAAAGGGAGCAGACAATTACTAATTACACAGAGAGATGTGAAAAGAATCAGCATTTAAAGATGAAATTGGAGCAACTGGAGATAAAATATCGAATCGAGTGTGAAAATCTTCAGGAGCAGTTGGAtgtgatgaaaaatgaaaattcgtcGAAGAATTTGGCAGTTTCGAATCCCCAGGCTTCGTCGGAAGATAAAATAACCCTAGACTTAAGGAAAAAATTAGCGGAAATGTCGAGGGACCTTGAAATAGCGGAGAGGAGGTACTCTAATGCTGAAACGTCACGAAGTTTAGAGGAAAACACCTCGTTGAGTTACAAAAAACAGCTGGATAAACTTCGGGATGATTTCAGTGCCCTGGAAATGGTGAAAACAGAAGCATTCCAGAAACAAAAGGTTTTGAATGCTCAATCAGAGGATCTGAGGATTGAGAATGAGAGGTTGAATCTTATTTTGTTGGCCTCGAAGAAGGAGAAGATGGAAGTAGAGGAGGGGATCGTCCAGCTTAGGCTCCAGCTGACGAGGATGATTGCTCAGCACAAGGCTGTGAAAAGTAGAAATTCGGAGACTGAGAGGAAACTGGGGAAattgcgagaggtagagaagGAGAATAAACGGCTTAAGGCAAGAAGTGCAGTGGTTCATCATTCATTGGTGAAAAAGATCAACGACGAGAAGAGGAGGTGCGATATGTTGGAGGGGGTTCTGAGGGAGGAGAGAGctaaatcgattatcgattatcaG AAGGGAGAAACAGTCAATTCAATGACTATTTGCCTCCGTCAGGCCTTGAATCGTGAGAGGGATCTGAGAGATCGATTAAAACTCTTATCAAAACCTTCAGATGAAAGTATTGATGAAGGATACGCAGACAGCGCTGGTTTTCCTGACATTCCTCTTTCTTCACCCTGTCCAATGAATCCCGGATTAATGAGCTTTGCTGTCAATGTATTGATGAGAAGCCAGAATTTTATGGAACCCATCAGCTCGAGTTTAAACGAACTCGAAATGAAACTTGAGAGGCTCAGTACAACAACAGAACCATTGAGGATTAAAAGTCGATGA
- the LOC135159951 gene encoding uncharacterized protein LOC135159951 isoform X4 yields MEYPMRQIISTCSVSFRPQSLCKIVMENPFDHPYYRITKYGLQFIGHWPFQSAKRKRFLRMSTLLIVSTIFIPKVIKFIESLNDLDIVCECVPILGCHLIAFTKFMNLTIVEDQMRNLLLSIERDWREMKLKCDIELLHIYSERARRINLFYATTIYIVVGIYFCSPAVPKVLDYFKPLNESRPRIFLYQTEYFIDQEKLHLETLHVKDYTHDPRPPKMISDHFEITINEIKRCSGLQTQNLKFVEELESSCNMGLLIIVGINMLAILFTGIVAVIKVSSPNEMIRFAFICFGLICCLFWISWLGHILIVQSETVFISAYQSEWYLMPYKLQLMIIPVMMRSLKPCRLTAGKCYVMSMESFGAALRTVLSFFMVFNSMR; encoded by the exons ATGGAATATCCAATGAGGCAGATAATTTCGACTTGTTCAGTATCATTCAGACCTCAGTCACTGTGCAAGATTGTCATGGAGAACCCCTTCGATCACCCGTACTATAGAATTACCAAATATGGTTTGCAATTTATAGGGCATTGGCCGTTTCAATCAGCGAAGAGAAAGAGATTTTTACGAATGTCGACACTTCTCATTGTTAGTACAATATTTATACCGAAG GTAATTAAATTCATCGAGTCCCTAAACGATTTGGATATCGTCTGCGAATGTGTCCCTATTCTCGGTTGTCATCTAATAGCTTTCACCAAATTTATGAACTTGACAATAGTGGAGGACCAA ATGCGAAATTTATTACTATCTATCGAGAGAGattggagggaaatgaaattgaaatgtgaTATCGAACTGCTTCATATATATTCGGAACGTGCACGACGTATAAATCTATTTTATGCAA CAACCATCTACATAGTTGTTGGTATCTATTTTTGTTCACCTGCAGTTCCAAAGGTTTTGGATTATTTCAAACCACTGAACGAAAGTCGGCCACGAATATTTCTCTATCAAACCGAATACTTCATTGACCAAGAGaa ATTACACTTGGAAACTTTACATGTAAAGGATTATACGCACGACCCAAGGCCACCGAAAATGATATCAGATCACTTTGAAATTaccataaatgaaataaaaagatgTTCTGGCCTGCAAACGCAGAATCTGAA ATTTGTGGAAGAACTCGAATCATCTTGCAATATGGGTCTTCTGATTATCGTTGGAATTAACATGCTAGCGATCCTATTCACTGGAATAGTA GCTGTCATCAAAGTATCCTCTCCAAATGAGATGATTAGGTTCGCATTTATCTGCTTCGGATTAATCTGTTGTCTATTTTGGATTAGTTGGTTGGGACACATTCTCATAGTACAAAGCGAGACTGTCTTCATCTCAGC GTATCAAAGTGAATGGTACTTAATGCCTTACAAATTGCAACTAATGATTATTCCTGTTATGATGAGAAGCTTGAAGCCATGTCGATTAACAGCGGGGAAATGCTATGTTATGTCAATGGAAAGCTTCGGAGCG GCCTTAAGGACAGTTCTGTCTTTCTTTATggtttttaattcaatgagaTAA
- the LOC135159951 gene encoding uncharacterized protein LOC135159951 isoform X3, whose amino-acid sequence MEYPMRQIISTCSVSFRPQSLCKIVMENPFDHPYYRITKYGLQFIGHWPFQSAKRKRFLRMSTLLIVSTIFIPKVIKFIESLNDLDIVCECVPILGCHLIAFTKFMNLTIVEDQMRNLLLSIERDWREMKLKCDIELLHIYSERARRINLFYAIPKVLDYFKPLNESRPRIFLYQTEYFIDQEKYYIYILIHAYVTVSICLGVIVVFDNLFATFINHACGMFEILKPFPTYFRLHLETLHVKDYTHDPRPPKMISDHFEITINEIKRCSGLQTQNLKFVEELESSCNMGLLIIVGINMLAILFTGIVAVIKVSSPNEMIRFAFICFGLICCLFWISWLGHILIVQSETVFISAYQSEWYLMPYKLQLMIIPVMMRSLKPCRLTAGKCYVMSMESFGAALRTVLSFFMVFNSMR is encoded by the exons ATGGAATATCCAATGAGGCAGATAATTTCGACTTGTTCAGTATCATTCAGACCTCAGTCACTGTGCAAGATTGTCATGGAGAACCCCTTCGATCACCCGTACTATAGAATTACCAAATATGGTTTGCAATTTATAGGGCATTGGCCGTTTCAATCAGCGAAGAGAAAGAGATTTTTACGAATGTCGACACTTCTCATTGTTAGTACAATATTTATACCGAAG GTAATTAAATTCATCGAGTCCCTAAACGATTTGGATATCGTCTGCGAATGTGTCCCTATTCTCGGTTGTCATCTAATAGCTTTCACCAAATTTATGAACTTGACAATAGTGGAGGACCAA ATGCGAAATTTATTACTATCTATCGAGAGAGattggagggaaatgaaattgaaatgtgaTATCGAACTGCTTCATATATATTCGGAACGTGCACGACGTATAAATCTATTTTATGCAA TTCCAAAGGTTTTGGATTATTTCAAACCACTGAACGAAAGTCGGCCACGAATATTTCTCTATCAAACCGAATACTTCATTGACCAAGAGaagtattatatatatattctaaTTCATGCTTATGTCACGGTGTCTATCTGTCTAGGTGTCATAGTggtttttgataatttatttgcaacTTTCATCAACCATGCATGTGGAATGTTTGAAATCCTGAA ACCATTTCCGACGTATTTTAGATTACACTTGGAAACTTTACATGTAAAGGATTATACGCACGACCCAAGGCCACCGAAAATGATATCAGATCACTTTGAAATTaccataaatgaaataaaaagatgTTCTGGCCTGCAAACGCAGAATCTGAA ATTTGTGGAAGAACTCGAATCATCTTGCAATATGGGTCTTCTGATTATCGTTGGAATTAACATGCTAGCGATCCTATTCACTGGAATAGTA GCTGTCATCAAAGTATCCTCTCCAAATGAGATGATTAGGTTCGCATTTATCTGCTTCGGATTAATCTGTTGTCTATTTTGGATTAGTTGGTTGGGACACATTCTCATAGTACAAAGCGAGACTGTCTTCATCTCAGC GTATCAAAGTGAATGGTACTTAATGCCTTACAAATTGCAACTAATGATTATTCCTGTTATGATGAGAAGCTTGAAGCCATGTCGATTAACAGCGGGGAAATGCTATGTTATGTCAATGGAAAGCTTCGGAGCG GCCTTAAGGACAGTTCTGTCTTTCTTTATggtttttaattcaatgagaTAA
- the LOC135159951 gene encoding uncharacterized protein LOC135159951 isoform X2, giving the protein MEYPMRQIISTCSVSFRPQSLCKIVMENPFDHPYYRITKYGLQFIGHWPFQSAKRKRFLRMSTLLIVSTIFIPKVIKFIESLNDLDIVCECVPILGCHLIAFTKFMNLTIVEDQMRNLLLSIERDWREMKLKCDIELLHIYSERARRINLFYATTIYIVVGIYFCSPAVPKVLDYFKPLNESRPRIFLYQTEYFIDQEKYYIYILIHAYVTVSICLGVIVVFDNLFATFINHACGMFEILKLHLETLHVKDYTHDPRPPKMISDHFEITINEIKRCSGLQTQNLKFVEELESSCNMGLLIIVGINMLAILFTGIVAVIKVSSPNEMIRFAFICFGLICCLFWISWLGHILIVQSETVFISAYQSEWYLMPYKLQLMIIPVMMRSLKPCRLTAGKCYVMSMESFGAALRTVLSFFMVFNSMR; this is encoded by the exons ATGGAATATCCAATGAGGCAGATAATTTCGACTTGTTCAGTATCATTCAGACCTCAGTCACTGTGCAAGATTGTCATGGAGAACCCCTTCGATCACCCGTACTATAGAATTACCAAATATGGTTTGCAATTTATAGGGCATTGGCCGTTTCAATCAGCGAAGAGAAAGAGATTTTTACGAATGTCGACACTTCTCATTGTTAGTACAATATTTATACCGAAG GTAATTAAATTCATCGAGTCCCTAAACGATTTGGATATCGTCTGCGAATGTGTCCCTATTCTCGGTTGTCATCTAATAGCTTTCACCAAATTTATGAACTTGACAATAGTGGAGGACCAA ATGCGAAATTTATTACTATCTATCGAGAGAGattggagggaaatgaaattgaaatgtgaTATCGAACTGCTTCATATATATTCGGAACGTGCACGACGTATAAATCTATTTTATGCAA CAACCATCTACATAGTTGTTGGTATCTATTTTTGTTCACCTGCAGTTCCAAAGGTTTTGGATTATTTCAAACCACTGAACGAAAGTCGGCCACGAATATTTCTCTATCAAACCGAATACTTCATTGACCAAGAGaagtattatatatatattctaaTTCATGCTTATGTCACGGTGTCTATCTGTCTAGGTGTCATAGTggtttttgataatttatttgcaacTTTCATCAACCATGCATGTGGAATGTTTGAAATCCTGAA ATTACACTTGGAAACTTTACATGTAAAGGATTATACGCACGACCCAAGGCCACCGAAAATGATATCAGATCACTTTGAAATTaccataaatgaaataaaaagatgTTCTGGCCTGCAAACGCAGAATCTGAA ATTTGTGGAAGAACTCGAATCATCTTGCAATATGGGTCTTCTGATTATCGTTGGAATTAACATGCTAGCGATCCTATTCACTGGAATAGTA GCTGTCATCAAAGTATCCTCTCCAAATGAGATGATTAGGTTCGCATTTATCTGCTTCGGATTAATCTGTTGTCTATTTTGGATTAGTTGGTTGGGACACATTCTCATAGTACAAAGCGAGACTGTCTTCATCTCAGC GTATCAAAGTGAATGGTACTTAATGCCTTACAAATTGCAACTAATGATTATTCCTGTTATGATGAGAAGCTTGAAGCCATGTCGATTAACAGCGGGGAAATGCTATGTTATGTCAATGGAAAGCTTCGGAGCG GCCTTAAGGACAGTTCTGTCTTTCTTTATggtttttaattcaatgagaTAA
- the LOC135159951 gene encoding uncharacterized protein LOC135159951 isoform X1: MEYPMRQIISTCSVSFRPQSLCKIVMENPFDHPYYRITKYGLQFIGHWPFQSAKRKRFLRMSTLLIVSTIFIPKVIKFIESLNDLDIVCECVPILGCHLIAFTKFMNLTIVEDQMRNLLLSIERDWREMKLKCDIELLHIYSERARRINLFYATTIYIVVGIYFCSPAVPKVLDYFKPLNESRPRIFLYQTEYFIDQEKYYIYILIHAYVTVSICLGVIVVFDNLFATFINHACGMFEILKPFPTYFRLHLETLHVKDYTHDPRPPKMISDHFEITINEIKRCSGLQTQNLKFVEELESSCNMGLLIIVGINMLAILFTGIVAVIKVSSPNEMIRFAFICFGLICCLFWISWLGHILIVQSETVFISAYQSEWYLMPYKLQLMIIPVMMRSLKPCRLTAGKCYVMSMESFGAALRTVLSFFMVFNSMR; encoded by the exons ATGGAATATCCAATGAGGCAGATAATTTCGACTTGTTCAGTATCATTCAGACCTCAGTCACTGTGCAAGATTGTCATGGAGAACCCCTTCGATCACCCGTACTATAGAATTACCAAATATGGTTTGCAATTTATAGGGCATTGGCCGTTTCAATCAGCGAAGAGAAAGAGATTTTTACGAATGTCGACACTTCTCATTGTTAGTACAATATTTATACCGAAG GTAATTAAATTCATCGAGTCCCTAAACGATTTGGATATCGTCTGCGAATGTGTCCCTATTCTCGGTTGTCATCTAATAGCTTTCACCAAATTTATGAACTTGACAATAGTGGAGGACCAA ATGCGAAATTTATTACTATCTATCGAGAGAGattggagggaaatgaaattgaaatgtgaTATCGAACTGCTTCATATATATTCGGAACGTGCACGACGTATAAATCTATTTTATGCAA CAACCATCTACATAGTTGTTGGTATCTATTTTTGTTCACCTGCAGTTCCAAAGGTTTTGGATTATTTCAAACCACTGAACGAAAGTCGGCCACGAATATTTCTCTATCAAACCGAATACTTCATTGACCAAGAGaagtattatatatatattctaaTTCATGCTTATGTCACGGTGTCTATCTGTCTAGGTGTCATAGTggtttttgataatttatttgcaacTTTCATCAACCATGCATGTGGAATGTTTGAAATCCTGAA ACCATTTCCGACGTATTTTAGATTACACTTGGAAACTTTACATGTAAAGGATTATACGCACGACCCAAGGCCACCGAAAATGATATCAGATCACTTTGAAATTaccataaatgaaataaaaagatgTTCTGGCCTGCAAACGCAGAATCTGAA ATTTGTGGAAGAACTCGAATCATCTTGCAATATGGGTCTTCTGATTATCGTTGGAATTAACATGCTAGCGATCCTATTCACTGGAATAGTA GCTGTCATCAAAGTATCCTCTCCAAATGAGATGATTAGGTTCGCATTTATCTGCTTCGGATTAATCTGTTGTCTATTTTGGATTAGTTGGTTGGGACACATTCTCATAGTACAAAGCGAGACTGTCTTCATCTCAGC GTATCAAAGTGAATGGTACTTAATGCCTTACAAATTGCAACTAATGATTATTCCTGTTATGATGAGAAGCTTGAAGCCATGTCGATTAACAGCGGGGAAATGCTATGTTATGTCAATGGAAAGCTTCGGAGCG GCCTTAAGGACAGTTCTGTCTTTCTTTATggtttttaattcaatgagaTAA
- the LOC135159953 gene encoding E3 ubiquitin-protein ligase RNF25 produces MSTTEIDERVTDEIEALGAILLDNELKVKENKRGIPEVIETLVFPSTGEDSQSQYVCVTLVVYLSPGYPDVSPVVTLKNPRGLDEDTVTLIQQQVEDKCNDFLGQPVMFELIELVREHLTRSNLPTGQCAVCLYGFRDGDEFTKTECYHHFHSHCLAAHVAAAEKYYREELEKVPQWQQDSAAAFQAICPVCRESINCDVKSLCSAAPPIDVETATEFSVTAELRELQRQMSVLFLRQQQRGGIIDPEAEGTKMLLRTEDDSGAGAETPTSPAGPSLPTLAANSTVRHQQVSEAKHSNHQQSNAEKDKQSDNRGSHNNHHHHHHHGRKNRGRGRGGYESRRCERLRQNETTPR; encoded by the exons ATGTCGACTACCGAAATTGATGAGag AGTCACTGATGAGATCGAGGCATTGGGCGCAATTTTGCTGGATAATGAGCTAAAGGTGAAGGAGAATAAGag AGGAATTCCTGAGGTAATTGAAACTCTAGTTTTCCCCTCAACCGGAGAAGATTCTCAATCGCAGTACGTCTGCGTGACCCTCGTAGTTTACCTATCCCCAGGATATCCAGACGTCTCTCCAGTAGTAACATTGAAGAACCCTAGAGGATTGGACGAGGACACTGTGACACTCATTCAGCAGCAGGTGGAGGACAAATGCAACGATTTTTTAGGACAACCTGTTATGTTCGAGCTCATCGAG TTGGTACGTGAACATTTAACTCGAAGTAATCTGCCAACTGGTCAATGTGCTGTATGTCTGTACGGTTTTCGTGACGGAGATGAATTCACTAAAACCGAGTGTTATCATCATTTCCATTCCCACTGTTTGGCAGCTCACGTGGCAGCCGCTGAGAAGTATTATCGCGAGGAGTTGGAGAAAGTGCCCCAGTGGCAGCAGGACTCTGCCGCAGCATTTCAA GCCATATGTCCCGTATGTCGAGAGTCAATAAACTGTGATGTCAAGAGTCTCTGTTCAGCTGCACCACCAATCGACGTGGAGACAGCAACCGAGTTCTCCGTCACCGCTGAATTACGCGAATTACAACGGCAAATGTCAGTTTTGTTCTTGCGCCAGCAACAGAGAGGCGGAATCATTGATCCCGAGGCTGAGGGCACCAAGATGCTACTGAGGACAGAGGATGACTCTGGTGCAGGTGCTGAGACACCCACTTCACCTGCAGGTCCCAGTCTCCCAACTCTTGCTGCTAATTCTACAGTG CGTCACCAACAGGTCTCCGAAGCGAAACATTCGAATCACCAACAAAGTAATGCGGAAAAAGATAAACAGAGCGATAATCGCGGCTCTCACAAtaatcaccatcaccatcaTCACCATGGGCGAAAGAATCGTGGACGTGGCCGCGGTGGATATGAATCTCGTCGATGTGAGCGTTTACGTCAAAACGAGACAACACCCAGATGA
- the LOC135159959 gene encoding ubiquitin-conjugating enzyme E2-24 kDa: protein MSSGAGSSGTGRGRGSSLADNKPDNKEAKPNPKMSKALGTSAKRIQKELAEITLDPPPNCSAGPKGDNLYEWVSTILGPPGSVYEGGVFFLDIHFSAEYPFKPPKVTFRTRIYHCNINSQGVICLDILKDNWSPALTISKVLLSICSLLTDCNPADPLVGSIATQYLQNREEHDRIARLWTKRYAT, encoded by the exons ATGAGTTCTGGAGCTGGATCGAGTGGGACAGGTCGGGGTAGGGGATCGTCTCTTGCTGACAACAAACCGGATAACAAAGAAGCTAAACCCAATCCTAAGATGTCAAAGGCTTTGGGAACGTCGGCCAAGAG aatACAAAAGGAACTAGCAGAGATCACCCTGGACCCACCGCCAAACTGTAGTGCAGGTCCGAAAGGAGATAATTTATACGAGTGGGTGTCAACGATCTTGGGACCACCAGGATCAGTCTACGAGGGTGGTGTCTTCTTTCTGGATATCCATTTCTCAGCTGAATATCCCTTCAAGCCACCAAAA GTTACATTCCGTACACGTATTTACCATTGCAACATAAACAGCCAGGGTGTCATATGCCTCGACATCCTCAAAGACAATTGGTCGCCAGCGCTGACTATTTCCAAGGTGCTGCTCTCCATCTGTTCACTACTCACAGACTGCAATCCAG cTGACCCCTTGGTTGGCAGTATAGCAACTCAATACCTCCAGAATCGCGAGGAACACGACAGAATTGCCCGACTCTGGACCAAAAGATACGCAACATGA